AAGTTAACGAAAATATTAAAAACTTATTGTTTAAGCAAGTTTTAACAGCGTTAATGGTTGTTAATATTCATTCCATAACAATGAAAATTTTCTCACTGCACAATGATAAAAATTACTACTTTCGTCTGATAAAATGTAAACAATTTTAATAAATAGTTATCAAAAACCTATTTTGACCGGATACTTTTTTGAACAGCAGCGAAAAACATACCATAAACAAACTATATATGAAATTTAAGATACTTTTAGCATTAATTTTTGTAAACCTCCTGCAGGCGCAAAAATTTCACTTTCCAAAGGCAGCTGTCACAGACTCTGTTATATTGGAAAAACAGATGCCGGGACTTGCTCAGCAAGTGATTCCCCAACTTCAATCTGCCAAATACAAACCGGAAAATACAGTGGATCTTATGGACAATCTTTTCCGTTTACAGATGGTGGCACAGGATTATAAAAATTCGTTAGTTTCTCTTTCCGAAAACCGTAATCTTTTTGCCGATCACAATATGGGAGGATACAGATATATAGGATTCGAACTGTACAGCATGGCTAAGATGACCCAAAAAGAAAGTAACACTTCTTTTTCCGGTGCACTCCAGAAAGTATTCAATCAAAAATATGAAAGCCTTCCGGAAAAACTGATTCCCAGACTTATCCTTGCCCTTGACGGAGATGTAAGAGAATCCAGAAAACAATTGAACAAACTACTGGATAAACAAAAAGACAAAGACAGCATTGATTACAGAACGGCTCTTGCATTATGCAAAAGCTACCTGAGTTATAAAACCTATTCTGGTATCAAACCTCAGGTGATGCAGCTGCTGGATTCAAAAAATAAAGAAAGATTTATTACTGAAACCAGAGATTTAAAATTAAAAAATGGAAATACCTTAACGATTACCATTGTTCGAAAAAAAGATAATAGCTCTCCGCTTCCTGTTATTCTTACTAGCAATATCTATGCTGGACCCATTGATGATTTCTTTGGAAAGAGGGCTGCTACTTATAATTACGTAGGTGCTGTTGTTAATACCCGAGGTAAGAGAAACAGTAATAATGTGAACAATCCTTTTGAGCATGAATCTGAAGACATTTACGAAGTGATCGATTGGGTAAGCAAACAACCGTGGAGCAACGGAAAGGTAGGAATGATTGGAGGAAGTTATTTGGGCTTCAGCCAATGGGCAGCAGTAAAAAAACTGCATCCTGCATTAAAAACCATTGTGCCTCAGGTTGCAGTAGGAATCGGGATCGATTATCCGGCTCAGAATAATATCTTCATGAGTTATATGTTGCAATGGATACAGTATGTAACCAATAACAAATTTACCGATGAAAAGGATTTTGCCAACGCCATAAAATGGGATTCTATCAATACAAAATGGTACAAAAGCGGGAAATCATTCAGATCTTTAGATACAATAAGCGGTAAGCCAAGCAAAATATTCCAACGATGGCTGGATCATCCGGGATATGATCAGTACTGGCAGAAAATGGTTCCTTACAAAGAGGATTTTTCTAACATCAATATTCCTATTCTAACGACAACAGGATATTATGATGATGATCAGATAGGGGCACTCTATTATTTCAAGCAACATCATCAGTACAATAAAAATGCAAACCATTATCTTGTCATTGGCCCTTACAATCATGGAGGAGCACAAAGTTTCGGATTTACTTACGTGAATGGCAATCCTATTGATCCGGTAGCCAGAATAAGCATTGATGATCTTGCCTTTTCATGGTTTGATTATATTCTAAAAGGCGGAAAAAAGCCGGAAATATTAAAAGACAGAATCAATTTTCAGGTGATGAATACCAATACCTGGAAGCATGTAGCTGATCTTGATAAAATGCATACTTCTTCTTTGAAATTTTATCTTCAGGACAAAAAAAATACATCTTCGGTATTCAATAAACCTGAGACTCAGAATTTCACTCAACAAACGGTTGATTTTAAAAACAGGGATCAGAAAGACACCTATTACAAAGTCAGCAAAAAAGACAGTATAAAAATAACGAATTCTATCACTTTTGAAAGTGAAGTATTGGATAAAGATATGATCATCAGTGGAAACCTTTCAGGGATTTTCAATGTTTCCATCAATAAAAAAGATTTTGATACGGATACTTATCTGTATCAGATTTCTCCGGATGGAAAATCTTCGTTATTATCCACTCATATCGTGAGAGCCAGCTATGCAAAGAATAATGAAAAACGACAGCTTCTGGAGCCCAATACAACAGAACAGATTCCTATCAGCAATTCCTATTTTATGAGCAAAAGGATAGAAAAAGGAAGCAAGCTCCTGCTATTAGTCGGGGTTAATAAAAATCCTAACTGGCAGATCAATTATGGATCCGGTAAAGATGTAAGTGATGAAACGATAAAGGATTCCGGGGAACCGCTGGAGATAAAATGGTACAATGACAGCTACGTGGAAATCCCTGTTTATAATGATTAAAGCCTTTTGTCTGAGCAAATTTCAGCAGACTTTATATGAAAAAATTCTTATTTTAGTCAGCTAAAAAAAATAACCAATTGAGTAATCAATGATCAAGACCTTATTTTAATGTAAGGCTTTTTCATCAGCGCTCAAAATACACTATTAATGAAATTTAAGATACTTTTAGCATTAGTTTTTGCCAATCTAATGCAGGCCCAGAAGTTTTACTTTCCGAAAACAGCAACAACAGATTCAGTCATTCTGGAAAAACAAATCCCGGAACTGGCTCTCAAGGTGATTACCGAACATCAGTCTTCTAAAAATAAACCGAAATCTAACGTTACATTTTTAGACAACCTGTTTCGTTTACAACTTGCTGCAAAAGATTACAAAAATTCTATTGCCAGCTTAACTGATTACCGTAAAGAATATGCAGATCATAATATGGCAGGGAACAAATCTCTCGCTTATGAAATCTACGGCATGGCCAAACTGATGGAAAAAGATAAAAAAATTTCTTTTCCCAATGCTCTTCAAACAGCCTTTACTACAAAATATGAAAGTTTATCCGATCCGCTGATTGCCAAAATAGGGACCATTCTGGATGGTGATGTAAAGGATTATAAAAAATCTCTGAAAACAGCCCTTGCCAAACAAAAAGATAAGGATAGTATAGATTACGCTTCCGCACTGGCTTTATGTAAAAATTATGTCAATTATAAGACCTATTCCAGCATCAAGCCTCAGATTATGCTGCTATTTAAAGCAAAGGAGCAGGAAAAATTCATCATCGATACCAAGAATCTTACTTTAAAAAACGGAACGAAACTCACGATTACTATTGTACGAAAAAAAGAAAACACCTCTCCTCTTCCCGTTATTCTTACCAATAATATATATGCCGGAGAACTTGCAGATGCAGGGATGGGAAAAAGAGCAGCCGTTTACAATTATGTAGGAGCCGTGGTTAATACCCGTGGAAAAAGAGACAGTAATGACCCCAATAATCCATTTGAAGATGAAGCACAGGATCTTTACGAAGTCATAGACTGG
This region of Chryseobacterium culicis genomic DNA includes:
- a CDS encoding CocE/NonD family hydrolase, producing MKFKILLALIFVNLLQAQKFHFPKAAVTDSVILEKQMPGLAQQVIPQLQSAKYKPENTVDLMDNLFRLQMVAQDYKNSLVSLSENRNLFADHNMGGYRYIGFELYSMAKMTQKESNTSFSGALQKVFNQKYESLPEKLIPRLILALDGDVRESRKQLNKLLDKQKDKDSIDYRTALALCKSYLSYKTYSGIKPQVMQLLDSKNKERFITETRDLKLKNGNTLTITIVRKKDNSSPLPVILTSNIYAGPIDDFFGKRAATYNYVGAVVNTRGKRNSNNVNNPFEHESEDIYEVIDWVSKQPWSNGKVGMIGGSYLGFSQWAAVKKLHPALKTIVPQVAVGIGIDYPAQNNIFMSYMLQWIQYVTNNKFTDEKDFANAIKWDSINTKWYKSGKSFRSLDTISGKPSKIFQRWLDHPGYDQYWQKMVPYKEDFSNINIPILTTTGYYDDDQIGALYYFKQHHQYNKNANHYLVIGPYNHGGAQSFGFTYVNGNPIDPVARISIDDLAFSWFDYILKGGKKPEILKDRINFQVMNTNTWKHVADLDKMHTSSLKFYLQDKKNTSSVFNKPETQNFTQQTVDFKNRDQKDTYYKVSKKDSIKITNSITFESEVLDKDMIISGNLSGIFNVSINKKDFDTDTYLYQISPDGKSSLLSTHIVRASYAKNNEKRQLLEPNTTEQIPISNSYFMSKRIEKGSKLLLLVGVNKNPNWQINYGSGKDVSDETIKDSGEPLEIKWYNDSYVEIPVYND